DNA sequence from the Synergistaceae bacterium genome:
ACCACGTCTCCGCGATTACGCGACATCGTGTCCGTTCCGGCACCTCTTGCTGAGAGGACTGATTCCAACGCAGGGCCGGCCGTGGCAACAACAAAATCTCCGGCAGAATCGGAAAGTGAGCGCAGAACCTCATTCGCGTTTTCCTTCCTGGCAGCTTCTCCGGTGATAATTACAGCTCCACTCTGCAACATGCTCGGAGTCATATTAGCCTTTCTGTACTCATCTTGGACTATCTTTTTTATTTCATTTACGTCCAAAACTTCCGGTGACAGAAGGGGGGTGAAATAAATATCACTCCAATAGACTACTTTTTTATCTATAATTTCAACTCTGGGTACAGAGTAGCTGCTTGCACGGTTTTCAACCACGAGTCTACTAAATATAAGCTGTGTAGTTGATGTCCCTATATCTATCCCTACACTGTTTATTATCTCGCTAGGCATTGCTTAACTGAGCCCTCCCATTTATCATCAATCGCTTTCACAAAATCGTCTATACCTTCTCCGGTAATAGAACTCACCACAAAAACCTTCTGGGCTCCCGCCATCTCTAGCTGCTTTCTCGCTCTTTTTATCTGAGTCTTATTTGCCACGTCAGATTTTGTTATTACTCCAAAAACCGGTTTGCAAAAAAGTGATGCATATGCCGGTGGAAAAGCAGAATTATCTTCTATTGGATTCTGTACAAAAATTACGATATCCGCTTCTGCCGATGTAACTGTTATGGCACCCCTATAATGAACCATCTCTAAATATTCGCCCGGGGTATCAAAAATAAAGTCGTCTATCAAACTCAAAGCTTGCGTTTTATTAGGAATTATCTCTCGGTCTGTAATTCTCTGAGATAAAGTCGTCTTGCCTGAGGAAACCGGACCGATAAGTATGATGCGATTCCTTTTTTTTTGCTCCATTTATATACACTCCCA
Encoded proteins:
- a CDS encoding ethanolamine utilization protein EutP; translation: MEQKKRNRIILIGPVSSGKTTLSQRITDREIIPNKTQALSLIDDFIFDTPGEYLEMVHYRGAITVTSAEADIVIFVQNPIEDNSAFPPAYASLFCKPVFGVITKSDVANKTQIKRARKQLEMAGAQKVFVVSSITGEGIDDFVKAIDDKWEGSVKQCLAR